One genomic segment of Pirellulales bacterium includes these proteins:
- a CDS encoding amidohydrolase, whose product MTHDSFATHLRLPGAVCFCWLLLACPLTVIAQEHADLLLTEAKIHTLDGNLPSASVLAIRGERIIHVGNDVPAELRGPQTVEIKLAGKTVVPGFIDAHCHPRPIYPPDAPWYVVECGPEKVRSLDELIAALKAKADRTPAGEWVTGTNYQETFLGRHPTRHDLDQASTRHPILITHSSGHRSVANSHALELAKVTRDTKSPMGGEIDKDATGEPTGILKESATGLVRRAGPKSTQQPTPEQKIAAYRQCLEEYLAAGITGIHIAGTGADTVAIIQEAQAEAPVRCYVMLREGDLKEAVWRKRAQPAGTPLVRYGAIKLYHGNSLSGQTCWLSQPYERRPDDFGVPPARTQEELNALIEKIHLAGLQACVHANGDREIDMLLTAFEQVLERHPRADHRHRIEHCSVVTAEILARIKKLELVIAPHSYIYEHGDKMEAYGAWRWKWMHPNRALFDLGVTVAGNSDSPVSAARPLLRMQDLVRRESFAGKIYGAEQCISPEQALASWTIHSARGGFGEATTGSLEVGKYADLVVLGADPLEVPTDKIKDIIVERTYVGGNLAYQAAKP is encoded by the coding sequence ATGACGCACGACTCTTTTGCAACCCATTTGCGTTTACCCGGAGCTGTTTGTTTTTGCTGGCTACTGCTGGCCTGCCCGCTGACTGTCATCGCCCAGGAGCACGCGGACTTGCTGTTAACCGAGGCCAAAATTCACACATTAGATGGCAACTTGCCATCGGCCTCGGTCTTGGCCATTCGGGGAGAGCGGATCATTCATGTGGGCAACGATGTCCCCGCCGAATTGCGGGGGCCGCAGACTGTAGAAATCAAACTTGCGGGAAAAACCGTGGTCCCTGGCTTTATTGACGCGCATTGCCATCCCCGGCCCATCTATCCGCCAGACGCGCCGTGGTATGTGGTCGAATGTGGCCCGGAAAAAGTCCGCTCGCTGGACGAATTGATTGCCGCGCTCAAGGCCAAAGCCGACCGCACACCCGCAGGCGAATGGGTCACGGGGACCAACTATCAAGAAACATTTTTGGGCCGGCATCCCACGCGACACGATCTGGACCAGGCCAGCACAAGGCATCCGATCCTGATCACGCATTCCAGCGGGCACCGCTCGGTAGCCAATAGCCACGCTCTGGAGCTTGCCAAAGTTACACGCGACACCAAATCCCCAATGGGGGGAGAAATCGACAAGGACGCCACCGGCGAACCCACAGGCATCCTGAAGGAGTCCGCCACCGGGCTGGTCCGGCGGGCAGGGCCAAAGTCCACTCAACAACCCACGCCAGAGCAAAAAATTGCCGCCTATCGCCAGTGTCTTGAGGAGTATCTGGCCGCGGGAATCACCGGGATTCATATCGCCGGCACGGGCGCGGATACCGTGGCCATTATTCAGGAGGCCCAGGCGGAGGCCCCGGTCCGGTGCTACGTCATGCTACGGGAAGGGGACCTGAAAGAGGCCGTGTGGCGGAAACGCGCGCAACCCGCTGGAACGCCGCTCGTGCGTTATGGAGCGATCAAACTGTACCACGGCAACTCGCTCAGCGGCCAGACCTGCTGGCTTTCGCAACCTTACGAGCGCCGACCGGATGATTTTGGAGTCCCTCCCGCCCGCACGCAGGAAGAACTGAACGCGCTGATTGAAAAAATTCATCTGGCCGGGTTGCAGGCGTGCGTCCACGCCAATGGCGACCGCGAAATCGACATGCTGCTGACCGCCTTTGAACAAGTATTGGAACGTCACCCTCGCGCGGACCACCGCCACCGGATTGAACATTGCAGCGTGGTGACGGCGGAGATTCTCGCGCGGATCAAAAAGCTGGAACTGGTCATCGCGCCGCATTCCTATATTTATGAACATGGCGACAAAATGGAGGCGTATGGCGCATGGCGCTGGAAGTGGATGCACCCCAACCGCGCGCTATTTGACCTGGGCGTGACCGTGGCGGGAAATTCCGACTCCCCCGTTAGCGCCGCGCGACCGCTCCTCAGGATGCAGGACCTGGTTCGACGGGAGAGCTTTGCCGGAAAAATCTATGGCGCTGAGCAATGCATTAGCCCCGAGCAAGCCCTGGCGTCATGGACAATCCACAGCGCGCGGGGGGGCTTTGGCGAAGCGACAACCGGCTCGCTGGAAGTGGGTAAGTACGCGGATTTGGTGGTTCTGGGAGCCGACCCGCTGGAAGTCCCCACTGACAAAATCAAGGACATCATTGTTGAGCGAACCTACGTGGGGGGAAATCTGGCTTACCAAGCCGCTAAACCGTAG
- the cysS gene encoding cysteine--tRNA ligase, with amino-acid sequence MSVATLTPPANAVSTLKVYNTLTRAKEPFQTVRPGQVSMYLCGPTVYKPAHIGHMVGPVIFDTIKRYLTYLGYRVTWVVNITDVDDKLINKARELGTSVETLARKMTDDYFDNLRVMGVTVGPGGIDQTPYATAHIAEMQEIITTLIERGYAYPLAGDVYFQCLKDADYGKLSRRSLEDMLAGTRAETKDGKHHPADFALWKASKAGEPAWDSPWGPGRPGWHIECSAMARKILGDTIDIHGGGLDLMFPHHENELAQSESCTGKPFARYWLHNGLMQAAGQAGKVGGQHDKQGDKTSAATTEAPPAPSLTDALSHEQLAQEANKIAGSKGAASVKELFARHSPEAIRFFLLSTHYRSPIQFSDELLTETGRGLEGFYRFFKRVQRISGKSYYEMPYPGTRAAGNASLAEAALANSAATDFYHEVSAIRAKFCDALDDDFNTGAGTAALFDLLRVLNKFGDVEKLESQPTPEKVAIFLTGVAVLRELTAILGVFLQPVSTSGGGDETLLGQLMSLLIEIRANSRKNKDFATADLIRKKLAEFGVALEDRPGGTEWTREMANKN; translated from the coding sequence ATGTCCGTCGCCACTCTGACCCCTCCCGCCAACGCTGTTTCCACACTCAAGGTTTATAACACCCTGACCCGTGCCAAGGAACCGTTTCAGACGGTGCGGCCCGGCCAAGTCAGTATGTATTTGTGCGGGCCGACCGTTTACAAACCCGCCCATATCGGTCACATGGTCGGTCCCGTCATTTTTGACACCATCAAGCGCTATCTGACCTATTTGGGCTACCGCGTCACCTGGGTGGTCAATATCACCGACGTGGACGACAAACTGATTAACAAGGCCCGCGAACTGGGGACTTCCGTGGAGACCCTGGCTCGCAAAATGACCGATGATTATTTTGATAATCTGCGAGTCATGGGAGTGACGGTTGGTCCGGGGGGCATCGACCAGACCCCCTACGCGACGGCCCACATTGCCGAAATGCAGGAAATCATCACCACCTTGATCGAGCGGGGCTATGCGTATCCGCTGGCGGGGGATGTCTATTTTCAATGCCTCAAGGACGCGGATTACGGCAAACTGAGCCGCCGGAGCCTGGAGGATATGTTGGCGGGAACCCGCGCCGAGACCAAGGATGGTAAGCACCACCCCGCGGACTTTGCCCTGTGGAAGGCATCCAAGGCGGGGGAACCCGCGTGGGATAGCCCCTGGGGACCGGGGCGTCCGGGTTGGCATATCGAATGCTCGGCCATGGCTCGAAAAATCCTAGGGGATACGATTGACATTCACGGCGGCGGCCTGGATCTCATGTTTCCCCATCACGAAAACGAGCTTGCCCAGTCCGAATCTTGCACGGGTAAACCCTTTGCGAGGTATTGGCTACATAACGGCCTGATGCAAGCCGCCGGCCAAGCGGGCAAAGTGGGGGGCCAGCATGACAAACAAGGCGACAAGACTTCCGCCGCAACCACAGAAGCCCCCCCTGCCCCGTCCCTGACCGACGCCCTCAGCCACGAGCAATTGGCCCAAGAGGCCAACAAGATCGCCGGATCAAAGGGGGCGGCCAGCGTCAAGGAACTATTTGCCCGTCATTCGCCCGAGGCAATTCGCTTTTTCCTGCTCAGCACGCATTACCGCAGCCCGATCCAGTTTAGCGATGAACTGCTCACCGAAACGGGGCGCGGGTTGGAGGGTTTTTACAGGTTCTTTAAGCGCGTGCAGCGGATTAGCGGAAAAAGCTACTATGAAATGCCTTATCCCGGCACGCGCGCGGCCGGGAATGCGTCCTTGGCGGAGGCCGCCTTGGCAAATTCCGCCGCCACCGACTTTTATCATGAAGTTAGTGCCATTCGGGCCAAGTTTTGCGACGCGCTCGATGACGACTTTAATACGGGCGCGGGAACGGCGGCACTATTTGACCTCTTGCGCGTGCTTAATAAATTTGGCGATGTGGAAAAACTCGAATCGCAACCCACCCCGGAAAAAGTGGCCATCTTTTTAACCGGCGTCGCGGTCCTGCGAGAGTTGACCGCCATCCTGGGCGTGTTTTTGCAGCCGGTCAGCACTAGCGGCGGAGGGGATGAAACCCTGTTGGGCCAATTGATGAGCCTGCTGATTGAAATTCGGGCAAATTCGCGCAAGAACAAGGACTTTGCCACGGCGGACCTGATACGCAAAAAGCTGGCGGAATTTGGCGTCGCGCTCGAGGATCGACCGGGCGGAACGGAATGGACGCGGGAGATGGCAAATAAGAATTAA